Proteins encoded within one genomic window of Embleya scabrispora:
- a CDS encoding RNA polymerase sigma factor: MAGTPGVPSGFEEFYRRDHRRILLFVRKARGAEWGDAWDAVQAGFVKALERWDRIKDPSTWIRTTVLREFDAQRRRPREDFQRALRAQSGEQPDFTAQWDLKEETRQVYDCLTRLPRRQAEVMAWTFDGYKPGEIARILSEANPDAPTNPAAVRASLALARRRLRESLLDEGGTT; this comes from the coding sequence GTGGCGGGGACACCGGGGGTTCCTTCGGGTTTCGAGGAGTTCTACCGCCGCGACCACCGCCGCATCCTGCTGTTCGTCCGCAAAGCCCGAGGCGCCGAGTGGGGTGATGCCTGGGACGCGGTGCAGGCCGGCTTCGTCAAAGCACTCGAGCGATGGGACCGGATCAAGGATCCTTCCACATGGATCCGCACCACGGTCCTGCGGGAATTCGATGCCCAACGCAGGCGTCCGCGTGAGGATTTCCAACGCGCGTTGCGCGCGCAATCAGGCGAACAGCCGGACTTCACGGCGCAGTGGGATCTCAAAGAGGAGACGCGGCAGGTCTACGACTGCCTGACCCGGCTGCCCCGACGCCAGGCGGAGGTGATGGCGTGGACGTTCGACGGCTACAAGCCCGGCGAGATCGCACGGATTCTCAGCGAGGCCAACCCCGACGCACCGACGAACCCCGCAGCGGTGCGCGCAAGCCTGGCCCTGGCCAGGCGCCGACTGAGAGAATCGCTACTCGACGAAGGCGGGACGACATGA
- a CDS encoding vWA domain-containing protein: MSGHEQNADDELDRLLGDADADLDRALRRVVDPDAGLGTVLDQAGRASSTQESPRFRKPKRVWPLYLVCDTSASMAGEPIADLNAAIADFLDVVAAEVSGTDVVMVAVIGFGSESRLVLPLTRLDRLTAVPALTAAGVTNYQAAFEMLRDTVTRDVADLRGRGMMRFGRPFVLFISDGRPTDQSGRLAPEDVAWRLLAKQLRDRQQAEIVALGFGHADRAILADIAAGSVVMADAGSPDLRVWLAGTSAAALRKRLRADVQT, translated from the coding sequence ATGAGCGGCCACGAACAAAACGCGGACGACGAACTCGACCGGCTGCTGGGCGATGCGGACGCCGACCTCGACCGGGCGCTGCGCCGGGTTGTGGATCCGGACGCGGGACTGGGGACGGTACTCGACCAGGCCGGGCGTGCCAGCAGCACGCAAGAGAGCCCGCGGTTCCGGAAGCCGAAGCGCGTGTGGCCGCTGTACCTGGTGTGCGACACGTCCGCCTCCATGGCAGGCGAGCCGATTGCCGACCTGAATGCGGCGATTGCCGACTTCCTCGACGTCGTTGCGGCCGAGGTCTCGGGCACCGACGTGGTCATGGTTGCGGTCATCGGATTCGGGAGCGAGAGCCGCCTTGTCCTCCCGCTCACCAGGCTCGACCGTCTGACGGCGGTCCCGGCCCTGACAGCAGCCGGTGTGACGAACTACCAGGCTGCGTTCGAGATGTTGCGAGACACGGTCACCCGCGACGTGGCAGACCTGCGAGGCCGCGGGATGATGCGGTTCGGCCGACCGTTCGTCCTCTTCATCTCCGACGGCCGGCCCACCGATCAGTCCGGCCGGCTCGCGCCCGAGGACGTCGCGTGGCGGCTGCTGGCCAAGCAACTGCGCGACAGGCAGCAGGCCGAGATCGTTGCGCTCGGGTTCGGCCATGCCGACCGCGCGATTCTCGCGGACATCGCCGCCGGCAGTGTCGTCATGGCGGATGCGGGCTCCCCGGACCTGCGCGTGTGGCTGGCGGGAACGTCCGCCGCCGCTCTGCGGAAGCGTCTACGCGCGGACGTGCAGACCTGA
- a CDS encoding helicase associated domain-containing protein: MADPLPRSQIPAGRAQERRQRRHRSTQDRRGELPTGRSAALDALVDGEEWHPPHWPVAWQRHLTHAADYLTERAGRGEGGRLDDVGLDVVHRGTSIGRWVARQRSGWDGLNAAQREQLLALGLTPPALADTAGSAEAGAVAVPDGPRPKRTREQAWAITVGAAAAYRARVGHLEVPRAHVETVVAFDGWPEDVRLGVWITTTRSRKAKLSEQRIAELDALGMRWT, encoded by the coding sequence GTGGCCGACCCGCTCCCCCGCAGTCAGATCCCGGCGGGGCGCGCGCAGGAACGTCGACAGCGACGGCACCGGAGCACCCAGGACCGGCGCGGCGAACTCCCCACCGGGCGCAGCGCGGCGCTGGACGCCCTGGTCGACGGCGAGGAATGGCACCCGCCGCATTGGCCGGTGGCGTGGCAGCGGCACCTGACCCACGCGGCCGACTACCTGACCGAGCGGGCCGGGCGGGGCGAGGGCGGGCGGTTGGACGACGTGGGCCTGGACGTGGTTCACCGTGGGACGTCGATCGGTCGGTGGGTGGCTCGGCAGCGGTCCGGGTGGGACGGGTTGAACGCGGCGCAGCGCGAGCAGCTGCTTGCGCTCGGGTTGACCCCGCCCGCGCTGGCCGACACCGCCGGCTCGGCCGAGGCCGGGGCGGTGGCGGTGCCGGACGGGCCTCGGCCGAAGCGCACGCGTGAGCAGGCGTGGGCGATCACGGTGGGTGCGGCGGCGGCGTACCGGGCCCGGGTCGGGCACCTCGAAGTGCCGCGCGCCCACGTGGAGACCGTGGTGGCGTTCGACGGGTGGCCCGAGGACGTCCGGCTGGGCGTGTGGATCACCACCACCAGGAGCAGGAAGGCGAAACTCTCGGAGCAGCGGATCGCCGAGCTGGACGCGCTGGGCATGCGCTGGACATGA
- a CDS encoding type II toxin-antitoxin system RelE family toxin, whose translation MARYRVQFTDSAENNIAKLPATRQRQIKSAADSALGSDPYGNGSSSVRGNRDRRDVTLANAILTYEVSPNVVVVTVVQVVAPFG comes from the coding sequence GTGGCCCGCTATCGCGTGCAGTTCACCGACAGCGCCGAGAACAACATCGCCAAACTCCCCGCCACACGCCAGCGGCAGATCAAGAGCGCCGCCGACAGCGCTCTCGGCTCCGACCCATACGGCAACGGCTCCTCGTCGGTGCGCGGCAATCGCGACCGCCGCGACGTCACCCTCGCGAACGCCATCCTCACCTACGAGGTGAGCCCGAACGTCGTGGTCGTCACCGTCGTCCAGGTCGTCGCCCCTTTCGGCTGA
- a CDS encoding helicase associated domain-containing protein gives MTTEAAAGPEDGAGEGDAAVGVEVRLGKWVNNQRARRESLTKERVRLLTELGMRW, from the coding sequence GTGACGACGGAGGCGGCGGCCGGGCCCGAGGACGGCGCGGGCGAGGGCGATGCCGCCGTCGGGGTCGAGGTGCGGCTCGGTAAGTGGGTCAACAACCAACGCGCCCGACGCGAATCGCTGACCAAGGAACGGGTGCGGCTGCTCACCGAACTCGGCATGCGCTGGTGA
- a CDS encoding tetratricopeptide repeat protein, with product MYQREQGALAPAIHALQRALTTRERVSGAGHLDTLLARNDLAYTCREAGDLGQAIPLYQRNLADSERELGVDHPNTLIFRANLGGAYREAGDLGRAIPLIEHALADFERVLGADHPETLIARNYLAAAYRSAGDPGRAIPLNEHALADLERVLGADHPETLTARNNLAAAYQSAGDPGRAIPLYERTLAERERVLGTDHPNTLVSRNNLAYAYQGAGDLGRAIALNEHALAECERVLGVDHPDTLTARNNLAIAYYNAGDPRATPLHEQTQIDRLRVLGADHPDTLGARNNLAAAYEAAGDLGRAIRLYRDTLADSERVLGPGHPLTATVRVNLERALSR from the coding sequence ATCTACCAACGGGAGCAGGGCGCACTCGCCCCCGCCATCCACGCCCTCCAACGTGCCCTGACCACCCGCGAGCGCGTGTCGGGCGCCGGGCACCTCGACACGCTGCTCGCGCGCAACGACCTCGCGTACACGTGCCGGGAGGCGGGGGACCTGGGACAGGCGATCCCGCTGTACCAACGAAACCTCGCCGACTCCGAGCGAGAACTGGGTGTCGACCACCCCAACACGCTGATTTTCCGGGCCAACCTTGGGGGCGCGTACCGGGAGGCGGGAGACCTGGGGCGAGCGATACCGCTCATCGAACACGCCCTCGCCGATTTCGAACGGGTACTGGGCGCCGATCATCCCGAGACGCTGATCGCCCGCAACTACCTCGCGGCGGCGTACCGGTCGGCCGGGGACCCGGGGCGAGCGATACCGCTCAACGAACACGCCCTCGCCGATCTCGAACGGGTACTGGGCGCCGATCACCCCGAGACGCTGACCGCCCGCAACAACCTCGCGGCGGCGTACCAGTCGGCCGGGGACCCGGGGCGAGCGATACCGCTGTACGAACGCACCCTCGCGGAGCGCGAGCGGGTGCTGGGCACCGACCACCCGAACACGCTGGTTTCCCGCAACAACCTCGCGTACGCGTACCAGGGGGCGGGGGACCTGGGCCGGGCGATCGCGCTGAACGAACACGCCCTGGCGGAATGTGAGCGGGTGCTGGGCGTCGACCACCCTGACACGCTGACCGCCCGCAACAACCTCGCGATCGCGTACTACAACGCAGGTGACCCGAGGGCCACCCCATTGCACGAGCAGACCCAGATCGATCGGCTGCGGGTACTGGGCGCCGACCACCCTGACACGCTGGGTGCCCGCAACAACCTCGCAGCGGCGTACGAGGCGGCGGGAGACCTGGGACGGGCGATCCGGCTGTACCGAGACACCCTCGCCGATTCCGAGCGGGTGCTCGGCCCCGGCCATCCATTGACCGCGACGGTGCGGGTGAACCTGGAAAGAGCGCTGTCTAGGTGA